Proteins co-encoded in one Streptomyces sp. SLBN-31 genomic window:
- a CDS encoding oxygenase MpaB family protein — MGDPGLFTPNSVTWQMHGDPMMWVAGIRALYLQALHPRAVRGVMQNSDFRNDAWGRLMRTADFVGTTTYGTTEAAERAGARVRKIHRMLSAVDPGTGERYGVDEPELLLWVHCAEIDSYLQVVRRSGFRLTDAEADRYIGEHRVSARLVGLDPDAVPANQAEMNAYFDKVRPELAVGPEAREVDDFLLRPPTHPLLVPAREVLWRRVAQLAYAALPPYAHELYGRPAPKPATVTLRLRATGNLLRCVPARVRWQLPPKHILRAMDRLGPGSRPAPYKLGR; from the coding sequence ATGGGTGATCCCGGGCTGTTCACGCCGAACTCCGTGACCTGGCAGATGCACGGCGACCCGATGATGTGGGTCGCCGGCATCCGCGCGCTCTACCTCCAGGCCCTGCATCCACGCGCGGTGCGCGGAGTCATGCAGAACTCCGACTTCCGCAATGACGCCTGGGGGCGGCTGATGCGGACCGCCGACTTCGTGGGCACCACGACCTACGGCACCACGGAGGCCGCCGAGCGGGCGGGCGCCCGGGTCCGCAAGATCCACCGGATGCTGTCGGCCGTCGACCCCGGCACCGGGGAGCGGTACGGCGTCGACGAACCAGAGCTGCTGCTGTGGGTGCACTGCGCCGAGATCGACTCCTATCTGCAGGTCGTGCGCCGCTCCGGCTTCCGCCTCACCGACGCCGAGGCCGACCGCTACATCGGCGAACACCGCGTCAGCGCCCGCCTGGTGGGCCTCGACCCGGACGCCGTACCCGCGAACCAGGCGGAGATGAACGCCTACTTCGACAAGGTCCGCCCCGAACTCGCCGTCGGACCCGAGGCACGCGAGGTGGACGACTTCCTGCTCCGCCCGCCGACGCATCCCCTCCTGGTCCCGGCGCGCGAGGTGCTGTGGCGGCGCGTGGCACAACTGGCCTACGCCGCCCTGCCGCCGTACGCCCACGAGCTGTACGGCAGACCGGCGCCGAAACCGGCGACCGTCACCCTGCGCCTGCGCGCCACGGGCAACCTGCTGCGCTGCGTCCCCGCACGCGTGCGCTGGCAACTGCCGCCCAAACACATCCTGCGGGCCATGGACCGGCTCGGCCCCGGGTCCCGCCCGGCACCGTACAAACTCGGACGATAG
- a CDS encoding acyl-CoA dehydrogenase family protein has protein sequence MHLEYTPEQQRLRAELRDYFAELVPDNAYARHADPAAQKRFYRETIRRLGTDHWLGVGWPEEYGGRGLTAMEQFIFFDEAAQAGVPLPLMALNTVGPTIMRYGTDEQKAYFLPKVLSGEIDFAIGYSEPDAGTDLASLKTRAVRDGDEYVVNGQKIWTTNGDTADWVWLATRTDPDAPPHKGITMLLVPTTDPGYSCTVITTLASHDTTASYYENVRVPVSRRVGAENEGWRLITNQLNHERVTLAAHGTMAIRALHDVQRWAMETKLADGRRVVDLPWVRRLLARTHARLDAMKLLNWQMVNAVQNGTLTPQDASAVKVYGSEARRDAYAWLMEIVAAAGALKEGSAGAVLHGELERGYRSAVIFTFGGGNNEIQREIISWIGLGMPRVRR, from the coding sequence GTGCACCTCGAATACACGCCCGAGCAGCAGCGGCTGCGTGCCGAACTGCGCGACTACTTCGCCGAGCTGGTACCGGACAACGCCTACGCCCGGCACGCCGACCCCGCCGCGCAGAAACGCTTCTACCGCGAGACGATCCGTCGTCTCGGCACCGATCACTGGCTCGGCGTGGGCTGGCCCGAGGAGTACGGCGGCCGCGGCCTGACGGCGATGGAGCAGTTCATCTTCTTCGACGAGGCCGCCCAGGCCGGCGTCCCGCTGCCGCTCATGGCGCTCAACACCGTCGGCCCCACGATCATGCGGTACGGCACGGACGAGCAGAAGGCGTACTTCCTGCCCAAGGTCCTCTCCGGCGAGATCGACTTCGCCATCGGCTACAGCGAACCCGACGCCGGCACCGACCTCGCCTCGCTCAAGACCCGCGCGGTGCGCGACGGCGACGAGTACGTCGTCAACGGGCAGAAGATCTGGACGACCAACGGCGACACCGCCGACTGGGTGTGGCTCGCCACCCGCACGGACCCGGACGCCCCGCCCCACAAGGGCATCACCATGCTGCTGGTCCCCACCACCGATCCCGGCTACTCCTGCACCGTCATCACCACCCTCGCCTCCCACGACACCACCGCCAGCTACTACGAGAACGTCCGCGTCCCAGTCTCCCGCCGCGTCGGCGCCGAGAACGAGGGCTGGCGGCTGATCACCAACCAGCTCAACCACGAGCGCGTCACCCTGGCCGCCCACGGCACCATGGCCATCCGCGCCCTGCACGACGTGCAGCGCTGGGCCATGGAGACCAAACTCGCCGACGGCCGCCGCGTCGTCGACCTGCCCTGGGTGCGCCGCCTCCTGGCCCGGACCCACGCCAGGCTCGACGCCATGAAGCTCCTCAACTGGCAGATGGTGAACGCCGTCCAGAACGGCACCCTCACCCCGCAGGACGCCTCCGCGGTCAAGGTCTACGGCTCCGAGGCCCGCCGGGACGCCTACGCCTGGCTGATGGAGATCGTCGCCGCCGCGGGCGCCCTCAAGGAGGGCTCCGCGGGCGCGGTGCTCCACGGCGAACTGGAGCGCGGCTACCGCTCGGCGGTCATCTTCACCTTCGGCGGCGGCAACAACGAGATCCAGCGGGAGATCATCTCCTGGATCGGCCTGGGGATGCCGCGGGTACGGCGTTAG
- a CDS encoding ferredoxin, with product MTSTTTQQELFQFLEDRFACAQACTECARACALRASLVDPDGTEEQELVRRKGIMCAEVCDATCRVLSEQNRLDEAGIRIQVEWCRTVCLEAAHAFDRLAGTEDGAKACRECAQACTDFLATLN from the coding sequence GTGACTTCGACAACGACCCAGCAGGAGCTCTTCCAGTTCCTGGAGGACCGCTTCGCGTGCGCTCAGGCGTGCACGGAGTGCGCACGCGCGTGTGCTCTGCGCGCGAGCCTCGTGGACCCGGACGGCACGGAGGAGCAGGAACTCGTACGACGCAAGGGCATCATGTGCGCGGAGGTGTGCGACGCGACCTGTCGTGTGCTCTCCGAGCAGAACCGCCTGGACGAGGCGGGAATCCGCATCCAGGTGGAATGGTGCCGCACGGTGTGCCTGGAGGCCGCGCACGCCTTCGACCGGCTGGCCGGCACCGAGGACGGCGCCAAGGCCTGCCGGGAGTGCGCGCAGGCGTGCACGGACTTCCTCGCCACCCTGAACTGA
- a CDS encoding DUF6479 family protein, with amino-acid sequence MNSASMHIAASSASAMGLIAAGVVVVALLMGAFWMGSRIRRREPGPPRPEEQPHLPDGGPVREVREVREADEVPRSDTRLTPHELPGHGNSPTRSSASQERPRWTGGNSGSFGSGSPGGH; translated from the coding sequence ATGAACAGCGCATCGATGCACATCGCCGCAAGCAGCGCCTCCGCGATGGGTCTCATCGCGGCCGGTGTCGTGGTCGTGGCCCTGCTGATGGGCGCCTTCTGGATGGGCTCGCGCATCCGCCGCCGGGAGCCCGGTCCGCCGCGCCCGGAGGAGCAGCCCCATCTGCCGGACGGGGGTCCCGTCCGCGAGGTCCGGGAGGTCCGGGAGGCCGACGAGGTACCCCGCTCCGACACCCGGCTGACCCCGCACGAGCTGCCGGGCCACGGCAACTCGCCGACCCGTTCCTCCGCCTCGCAGGAACGCCCGCGCTGGACCGGGGGCAACAGCGGGTCGTTCGGCAGCGGGAGCCCGGGCGGACACTGA
- a CDS encoding cytochrome bc complex cytochrome b subunit gives MPRKNSDHALPAAERAADALDARLPVYDGGKLLRKAFPDHWSFLLGEIALYSFVVLLLTGVWLTLFFHPSMTDVVYGGSYRPLDGVRMSEAYRSTLDISFDVRGGLLIRQLHHWAALVFVAAIGVHLLRIFFTGAFRRPREVNWLIGVTLFVLALAEGFAGYSLPDDLLSGTGLRIAQGVMLSIPVVGTYVSMFVFGGEYPGHELIPRLYSLHILLIPGLLLALVTVHLMLVFYLKHTQWAGPGRTNRNAVGKPMVPQFAASSGGLFFMVFSLLTVLAGVAQINPVWVYGPYRPDMVSTGSQPDWYVGFLEGSLRLIPPWETAVAGHTVMWNVLLPAVVLPLALFAVLYAYPFLERWVTGDDREHHLCDRPRDNPARTGLGVAGICFYGILLLAGGNDILAHTFRISLNTLTWIFRVALVVLPPLAMMVAKRVCLALQEAELERLAEGEETGAVRQTIAGGFTEGHEPLDEDKQYVLRARRQAEPLPAPRPRADAGQVQRLRAALSSWYYGHRIQEPGHGEVPGDGELPAGGEVPANGEAAQRDRELKG, from the coding sequence CTGCCGAGGAAGAACAGTGACCACGCCCTGCCCGCGGCGGAGCGGGCCGCGGACGCGCTCGACGCGCGGCTCCCGGTGTACGACGGGGGAAAGCTGCTGCGCAAGGCCTTCCCCGACCACTGGTCGTTCCTGCTGGGCGAGATCGCCCTCTACAGCTTCGTCGTCCTGCTGCTGACCGGCGTCTGGCTGACGCTGTTCTTCCACCCCTCCATGACGGACGTCGTCTACGGCGGCTCGTACCGGCCGCTGGACGGGGTGCGCATGTCTGAGGCGTACCGCTCCACCCTCGACATCAGTTTCGACGTGCGGGGCGGTCTGCTGATCCGCCAACTGCACCACTGGGCGGCCCTGGTGTTCGTCGCGGCGATCGGCGTACACCTGCTGCGGATCTTCTTCACGGGCGCGTTCCGCCGGCCGCGCGAGGTCAACTGGCTGATCGGCGTGACCCTGTTCGTGCTGGCGCTGGCCGAGGGCTTCGCCGGCTACTCGCTGCCGGACGACCTGCTGTCGGGCACGGGCCTGCGCATCGCCCAGGGTGTCATGCTGTCGATCCCGGTGGTGGGGACGTATGTCAGCATGTTCGTCTTCGGCGGCGAGTACCCGGGACATGAGCTGATCCCGCGGCTGTACTCGCTCCACATCCTGCTGATCCCCGGCCTGCTGCTGGCCCTGGTCACCGTCCACCTGATGCTGGTCTTCTACCTCAAGCACACCCAGTGGGCGGGCCCGGGGCGCACCAACCGCAACGCCGTCGGCAAGCCCATGGTCCCGCAGTTCGCGGCGAGTTCGGGGGGCCTGTTCTTCATGGTCTTCAGCCTGCTGACGGTGCTGGCCGGGGTCGCGCAGATCAACCCGGTGTGGGTGTACGGCCCCTACCGGCCCGACATGGTGTCGACCGGCTCCCAACCGGACTGGTACGTCGGCTTCCTGGAGGGCTCGCTGCGACTGATCCCGCCGTGGGAGACGGCGGTGGCCGGGCACACGGTGATGTGGAACGTGCTGCTGCCCGCCGTGGTGCTGCCGCTCGCCCTGTTCGCCGTGCTGTACGCCTACCCCTTCCTGGAACGGTGGGTCACCGGGGACGACCGGGAGCACCACCTGTGCGACCGGCCCCGCGACAACCCCGCCCGGACGGGACTCGGCGTCGCCGGCATCTGCTTCTACGGCATCCTGCTCCTGGCCGGCGGCAACGACATCCTCGCGCACACGTTCCGGATCTCCCTGAACACGCTGACCTGGATCTTCCGGGTCGCTCTGGTGGTGTTGCCGCCGCTGGCCATGATGGTGGCCAAGCGGGTGTGCCTGGCCCTGCAGGAGGCCGAGCTGGAGCGCCTGGCCGAGGGCGAGGAGACGGGCGCGGTGCGGCAGACGATCGCGGGCGGCTTCACCGAGGGCCACGAACCGCTCGACGAGGACAAGCAGTACGTGCTCCGGGCGCGCCGCCAGGCCGAACCGCTGCCGGCACCGCGGCCCCGGGCCGACGCCGGGCAGGTGCAGCGGCTGCGGGCGGCGCTGAGTTCCTGGTACTACGGTCACCGGATCCAGGAACCGGGCCATGGTGAAGTCCCGGGCGACGGTGAACTCCCGGCCGGGGGCGAGGTCCCGGCGAACGGCGAGGCCGCTCAGCGCGACCGCGAGTTGAAGGGCTGA
- a CDS encoding cytochrome c oxidase subunit 4, which produces MRTESRLFAGVAVFFAVTAAGYWWRSREPAGTAALGVAFLMAALVAFFLHVQYRRRGLRAQDRPDAEILDTAGPLEFFSPHSPWPIVVAFGAVLLALGIVFGLWLALLGLGVLGLGVFGMVFQYVDRPDPGSEPSGPAAPPGQPFNSRSR; this is translated from the coding sequence ATGCGTACCGAGTCCCGGCTGTTCGCCGGGGTCGCCGTCTTCTTCGCCGTCACCGCGGCCGGCTACTGGTGGCGTTCCCGAGAGCCCGCGGGCACGGCCGCGCTGGGCGTCGCCTTCCTGATGGCCGCGCTCGTGGCGTTCTTCCTGCACGTCCAGTACCGCCGGCGCGGCCTGCGCGCCCAGGACCGGCCGGACGCCGAGATCCTCGACACGGCGGGCCCGCTGGAGTTCTTCTCCCCGCACAGTCCCTGGCCGATCGTCGTCGCGTTCGGCGCGGTCCTTCTCGCCCTCGGCATCGTCTTCGGGCTGTGGCTGGCCCTGCTCGGGCTGGGTGTCCTGGGGCTGGGCGTCTTCGGCATGGTCTTCCAGTACGTAGACCGGCCCGACCCGGGCTCCGAACCGTCCGGGCCCGCCGCCCCGCCCGGTCAGCCCTTCAACTCGCGGTCGCGCTGA
- the ctaD gene encoding cytochrome c oxidase subunit I, translating into MAVDRRTARPRRAPQRPRTRSSLGRALLRWATTTDHKVIGNLYLTTAFSFFLFGGVLALLMRAELARPGLQLVSQEQYNQLFTIHGTVMMLLFATPMFAGFANAVMPLQIGAPDVAFPRLNALSYWLYLFGGLMVVSGFLVPGGAAAFGWFAYAPLNSAVHSPGAGGDLWAMGLVVTGVSTTLGAVNFITTILCLRAPGMTMFRMPIFTWNVLFTSILVLPAFPVLTAALLALEADRKFGARIFEAADGGALLWQHLFWFFGHPEVYIVALPFFGIVSEIIPVFSRKPIFGYVTLVGATIAITMLSAVVWAHHMFATGAVLLPFFSLMSFLIAVPTGVKFFNWIGTMTRGSLSFETPMLWSCGFMATFLLGGMSGVLIASPPLDFHLTDSYFIVAHLHYVLFGTVVFAMFAGFYFWWPKLTGKMLDERLGKIHFWTLFVGFQTTFLVQHWLGEQGMPRRYADYLAADGFTLLNTVSSIGALLLGLSTLPFLYNVWKTARYGEKVDTDDPWGYGRSLEWATSCPPPRHNFTALPRIRSESPAFDAHHPEVTAAQQTERSG; encoded by the coding sequence ATGGCGGTGGACAGGAGAACGGCGCGGCCGCGCCGGGCGCCGCAGCGGCCGCGCACGCGCTCGTCGCTGGGACGGGCGCTGCTGCGTTGGGCGACCACGACCGATCACAAGGTCATCGGCAATCTGTACCTCACGACCGCCTTCTCCTTCTTCCTCTTCGGCGGCGTCCTTGCGCTGCTGATGAGGGCCGAACTCGCCCGCCCCGGACTGCAGTTGGTCAGCCAGGAGCAGTACAACCAGCTGTTCACCATCCACGGCACGGTCATGATGCTGCTGTTCGCGACGCCGATGTTCGCGGGGTTCGCCAACGCGGTGATGCCGCTGCAGATCGGTGCCCCGGACGTGGCGTTCCCGCGGCTGAACGCCCTGTCGTACTGGCTGTACCTGTTCGGGGGGCTGATGGTCGTCTCCGGGTTCCTGGTGCCCGGGGGAGCGGCGGCCTTCGGCTGGTTCGCCTACGCGCCCCTCAACAGCGCCGTCCACAGCCCCGGCGCCGGCGGTGACCTGTGGGCCATGGGGCTGGTGGTCACCGGTGTCAGCACCACGCTCGGCGCCGTCAACTTCATCACCACGATCCTGTGCCTGCGCGCCCCCGGCATGACCATGTTCCGGATGCCGATCTTCACCTGGAACGTGCTGTTCACGTCGATCCTGGTGCTGCCCGCGTTCCCCGTGCTGACCGCCGCCCTGCTCGCGCTGGAGGCGGACCGGAAGTTCGGGGCGCGGATCTTCGAGGCGGCCGACGGCGGAGCCCTGTTGTGGCAGCACCTGTTCTGGTTCTTCGGGCACCCCGAGGTGTACATCGTCGCGCTGCCGTTCTTCGGGATCGTCTCCGAGATCATCCCGGTGTTCAGCCGCAAACCGATCTTCGGCTACGTCACCCTCGTCGGCGCGACCATCGCCATCACCATGCTCTCCGCGGTGGTGTGGGCCCACCACATGTTCGCCACCGGCGCGGTCCTGCTGCCGTTCTTCTCGCTGATGTCGTTCCTGATCGCGGTGCCGACGGGCGTGAAGTTCTTCAACTGGATCGGCACGATGACGAGAGGCTCGCTGTCCTTCGAGACGCCCATGCTGTGGTCGTGCGGCTTCATGGCCACCTTCCTGCTCGGCGGCATGAGCGGGGTCCTGATCGCGTCCCCGCCGCTCGACTTCCACCTCACCGACTCGTACTTCATCGTCGCCCACCTGCACTACGTCCTGTTCGGTACCGTGGTGTTCGCGATGTTCGCCGGGTTCTACTTCTGGTGGCCCAAGCTCACCGGGAAGATGCTCGACGAACGCCTCGGGAAGATCCACTTCTGGACGCTGTTCGTCGGCTTCCAGACCACCTTCCTCGTCCAGCACTGGCTCGGCGAGCAGGGCATGCCCCGCCGCTACGCCGACTACCTGGCCGCCGACGGCTTCACCCTGCTCAACACGGTCAGCTCCATCGGCGCGTTGCTGCTGGGCCTGTCCACCCTGCCGTTCCTCTACAACGTCTGGAAGACGGCCCGGTACGGCGAGAAGGTCGACACCGACGATCCCTGGGGTTACGGCCGTTCCCTGGAGTGGGCCACCTCCTGCCCGCCGCCGCGGCACAACTTCACCGCCCTGCCCCGCATCCGCTCCGAGTCCCCGGCGTTCGACGCGCACCACCCGGAGGTCACGGCGGCACAGCAGACGGAACGGAGCGGCTGA
- the ppdK gene encoding pyruvate, phosphate dikinase: MSTPVKYVYRFAEGGRDMADLLGGKGAGLAEMTRIGLPVPPGFTVTTEACKVYLKTGEEPPELGVEAAQALADLEQAMGRSLGAADDPLLVSVRSGARFSMPGMMDTILDIGLNDRSVTGLAEASGQERFAWDSYRRLIQMFGHTVMGVDGDLFEEAMAGHKKKDDHDLDTADLKRLTEEFKAIIREETGEEFPQDPADQLSRAIRAVFESWNTERARVYRHREHIPEDLGTAVNVQAMVFGNLGSDSGTGVAFTRDPATGERGRYGDYLPDAQGEDVVAGVRDALPLSELGKLDPEAYAELGKHLHTLEDHYRDLCDVEFTVERGKLWVLQTRVGKRTAEAAFRIAHDLREERTITADEALVRVDGAELTRLMFPRFDAKSTDRPLAHGVPASPGAAVGAAVFDSAEAVRRAAAGEHVVLVRRETTPDDLPGMIAAEAVLTSRGGKTSHAAVVARGMGKVCVCGAEELAVDTVARQFTAPSGAVVREGDVVSVDGTAGTVHLGALPLTASEVGRALETATASDTLTDAVLGALAHADSVRRLEVRANADTPEDAVRARALGAQGIGLCRTEHMFLGERRALVEAMILARDDTARERALDALLPLQRADFTAILEAMDGLPVTIRLIDPPLHEFLPDRTELAVRLARTEHPDEHDRELLAAVERMHEQNPMLGLRGVRLGLAVPGLMAMQVRAIAEAVAQRLRDGGTPRAEVMIPLVGTVEELRLARDESETVLGEVETETGLTLDCPIGTMIELPRAALTAGRIAEVADFFSFGTNDLTQTTWGLSRDDAEASFFPLYIDKGVFSVSPFETIDQEGVGRLVEIAVEAGRAVNPRLETGVCGEHGGDPDSIHFFHRAGLDYVSCSPFRIPAARLEAGRAALTETTGTSDSR; encoded by the coding sequence ATGAGCACGCCCGTGAAGTACGTGTACCGATTCGCAGAGGGCGGCCGCGACATGGCCGACCTGCTCGGCGGCAAGGGAGCCGGACTCGCCGAGATGACCCGGATCGGTCTGCCCGTCCCGCCCGGATTCACCGTGACCACCGAGGCCTGCAAGGTCTACCTCAAGACCGGCGAGGAGCCGCCCGAGCTCGGCGTCGAGGCCGCGCAGGCGCTCGCGGACCTGGAGCAGGCCATGGGCCGCAGCCTCGGTGCGGCCGACGACCCCCTGCTGGTGTCCGTACGCTCCGGTGCCCGCTTCTCCATGCCCGGCATGATGGACACCATCCTCGACATCGGGCTCAACGACCGCTCCGTCACTGGCCTCGCCGAGGCCTCCGGGCAGGAGAGGTTCGCCTGGGACTCCTACCGGCGGCTCATCCAGATGTTCGGCCACACCGTGATGGGTGTCGACGGCGACCTCTTCGAGGAGGCCATGGCCGGGCACAAGAAGAAGGACGACCACGACCTCGACACCGCCGACCTCAAGCGGCTCACCGAGGAGTTCAAGGCCATCATCCGCGAGGAGACCGGCGAGGAGTTCCCGCAGGACCCGGCCGACCAGCTCTCCCGCGCCATCCGCGCGGTCTTCGAGTCCTGGAACACCGAGCGCGCCCGCGTCTACCGCCACCGCGAACACATCCCCGAGGACCTCGGCACCGCCGTGAACGTCCAGGCGATGGTGTTCGGCAACCTCGGCTCCGACTCCGGCACGGGCGTCGCCTTCACCCGCGACCCCGCCACCGGCGAACGCGGCCGGTACGGCGACTACCTGCCCGACGCGCAGGGCGAGGACGTCGTCGCCGGCGTGCGCGACGCGCTGCCGCTGAGCGAGCTCGGCAAGCTCGACCCGGAGGCCTACGCCGAGCTCGGCAAGCACCTGCACACCCTGGAGGACCACTACCGCGACCTGTGCGACGTGGAGTTCACGGTGGAGCGCGGCAAGCTGTGGGTGCTGCAGACCCGCGTCGGCAAGCGCACCGCCGAGGCCGCCTTCCGCATCGCCCACGACCTGCGCGAGGAGAGGACCATCACCGCCGACGAGGCTCTGGTCCGCGTCGACGGCGCCGAGCTGACCCGGCTGATGTTCCCCCGCTTCGACGCCAAGTCCACCGACCGGCCACTCGCCCACGGCGTGCCCGCCTCGCCGGGCGCCGCGGTGGGAGCCGCCGTCTTCGACTCCGCCGAGGCCGTACGCCGTGCCGCGGCCGGCGAGCACGTGGTCCTGGTCCGCCGGGAGACCACCCCCGACGACCTGCCCGGCATGATCGCCGCCGAGGCCGTGCTGACCAGCCGGGGCGGCAAGACCAGCCACGCCGCCGTGGTCGCCCGCGGCATGGGCAAGGTGTGCGTGTGCGGCGCCGAGGAGCTGGCCGTCGACACGGTGGCCCGGCAGTTCACCGCTCCGTCCGGCGCCGTGGTCCGCGAGGGCGACGTCGTCTCCGTCGACGGCACCGCGGGCACCGTCCACCTCGGCGCCCTGCCGCTGACCGCGTCCGAGGTCGGACGCGCCCTGGAGACCGCCACCGCCTCCGACACGCTCACCGACGCGGTCCTGGGCGCCCTCGCCCACGCCGACTCGGTGCGCCGCCTGGAGGTCCGCGCCAACGCCGACACACCCGAGGACGCCGTCCGCGCCCGTGCGCTCGGCGCGCAGGGCATCGGCCTGTGCCGTACCGAGCACATGTTCCTCGGTGAGCGCAGGGCGCTGGTCGAGGCGATGATCCTGGCCCGCGACGACACCGCGCGCGAGCGGGCGCTCGACGCCCTGCTGCCGCTGCAGCGGGCCGACTTCACCGCCATTCTGGAGGCGATGGACGGGCTGCCGGTGACAATCCGGCTGATCGACCCGCCGCTGCACGAGTTCCTGCCCGACCGCACGGAACTCGCCGTCCGCCTCGCCCGCACCGAGCACCCGGACGAGCACGACCGCGAACTGCTCGCGGCCGTCGAGCGGATGCACGAGCAGAACCCGATGCTGGGTCTGCGCGGCGTCCGCCTGGGCCTGGCCGTGCCGGGCCTGATGGCCATGCAGGTGCGGGCGATCGCCGAGGCCGTGGCCCAGCGGCTGCGCGACGGCGGCACCCCGCGCGCCGAGGTCATGATCCCGCTGGTCGGCACCGTGGAGGAGCTGCGGCTGGCCCGCGACGAGTCGGAGACCGTGCTCGGCGAGGTGGAGACCGAGACCGGACTGACCCTCGACTGCCCGATCGGCACGATGATCGAGCTGCCGCGGGCCGCGCTCACCGCGGGACGCATCGCCGAGGTCGCCGACTTCTTCTCCTTCGGCACCAACGACCTCACCCAGACGACCTGGGGCCTGTCCCGGGACGACGCGGAGGCGTCCTTCTTCCCGCTGTACATCGACAAGGGCGTCTTCTCGGTGTCTCCCTTCGAGACGATCGACCAGGAGGGCGTCGGACGGCTGGTGGAGATCGCCGTCGAGGCCGGCCGCGCCGTCAACCCCCGTCTGGAGACGGGTGTCTGCGGCGAGCACGGCGGTGACCCCGACTCCATCCACTTCTTCCACCGCGCGGGCCTGGACTACGTCTCCTGCTCGCCGTTCCGGATCCCGGCGGCCCGGCTGGAGGCGGGACGCGCGGCTCTGACGGAGACCACCGGCACGAGCGACAGCAGGTGA
- a CDS encoding universal stress protein — MLPPVIAGVDGSAESLAAAEWAAREAARRDRPLRLVHAWNWHPRQGEGEPPTAVERFLARRALREAEDRIHRVCPSVKVEDEQVEGPATAALLKAAEDADLLVLGSRGLSGFTGFLVGSVALGVVARAGGPVVLVRADEEAADEHLPGADGIASEETGYRDVVVGIDLNDPCDEVIEFAFEEARMRGARLKAVHAWQQPSAIGLGPGDLALVAESERPGEWLGFLGAVLHVWRDKYPEVEVVETVTEGRAQSVLVRAASGASLLVVGRRTTEHPTVPRTGPVAHAAIHHVGCPVAVVPHA, encoded by the coding sequence ATGCTTCCGCCCGTCATCGCCGGAGTCGACGGCTCCGCCGAGAGTCTCGCCGCCGCCGAGTGGGCCGCCCGGGAGGCCGCCCGCCGAGACCGGCCGCTGCGGCTCGTGCACGCCTGGAACTGGCACCCCCGCCAGGGCGAGGGTGAGCCGCCCACGGCCGTCGAGCGGTTCCTGGCCCGTCGCGCCCTGCGCGAGGCCGAGGACCGCATCCACCGAGTCTGCCCGAGCGTCAAGGTCGAGGACGAACAGGTCGAGGGACCCGCGACGGCCGCCCTGCTGAAGGCCGCCGAAGATGCCGACCTGCTCGTGCTGGGCTCGCGCGGCCTCAGCGGCTTCACCGGATTCCTGGTCGGCTCGGTCGCCCTCGGCGTGGTGGCGCGGGCCGGCGGGCCCGTCGTCCTGGTCCGGGCGGACGAGGAAGCCGCCGACGAGCACCTTCCGGGGGCCGACGGCATCGCGTCCGAGGAGACCGGATACCGCGACGTCGTCGTCGGCATCGACCTAAACGACCCCTGCGACGAGGTGATCGAGTTCGCCTTCGAGGAGGCCCGGATGCGCGGAGCGCGTCTGAAGGCCGTCCACGCCTGGCAACAGCCCTCCGCGATCGGCCTCGGCCCCGGCGACCTCGCACTGGTCGCCGAGTCCGAGCGGCCCGGGGAGTGGCTCGGCTTCCTCGGCGCAGTGCTCCACGTGTGGCGCGACAAGTACCCCGAGGTCGAGGTCGTCGAGACCGTGACCGAGGGTCGCGCGCAGTCCGTGCTGGTCCGCGCCGCCTCCGGAGCGAGCCTGCTCGTCGTCGGCCGCCGCACCACCGAACACCCGACGGTCCCGCGCACCGGCCCCGTCGCCCATGCCGCCATCCACCACGTCGGCTGCCCCGTGGCCGTCGTCCCTCACGCCTGA
- a CDS encoding universal stress protein: MGRVVVAGDDDSAAGRAAVAWAEREARLRGLTLSSDDVAGRDVELLVRPSPAADAGGAVSAVSGSPVVFVPGAPVRLPDRVAVGVDARDPAQAAIGFAFEAARLRGAGLHAVHAWTLPAEAADTPFALPEEDRARWEDQEVQVLSDALRPWRARYPDVEVRPDVLSFPPPHALTHASTTAGLLVLGLRTGRTASAVLGAARCAVAVVAG; the protein is encoded by the coding sequence ATGGGGCGAGTGGTCGTCGCGGGCGACGACGATTCCGCGGCGGGCCGGGCCGCGGTGGCGTGGGCCGAACGGGAGGCCCGGCTGCGCGGGCTGACGCTGTCTTCGGACGACGTCGCCGGCCGGGACGTGGAGCTGCTGGTACGGCCCTCACCCGCGGCGGACGCGGGCGGGGCGGTGTCCGCCGTGTCCGGCTCACCCGTCGTCTTCGTGCCCGGTGCCCCGGTTCGGCTGCCCGACCGGGTGGCGGTCGGCGTCGACGCACGGGATCCGGCACAGGCGGCGATCGGCTTCGCCTTCGAGGCGGCGCGGCTGCGCGGGGCCGGGCTGCACGCGGTGCACGCCTGGACGCTCCCCGCCGAGGCCGCCGACACGCCCTTCGCCCTGCCCGAGGAGGACCGTGCGAGGTGGGAGGACCAGGAGGTGCAAGTGCTGTCGGACGCCCTGCGCCCGTGGCGGGCGCGATACCCGGACGTGGAGGTGCGGCCGGACGTCCTGTCCTTCCCTCCACCCCACGCCCTCACCCACGCCTCCACCACCGCCGGCCTCCTGGTCCTGGGCCTCCGCACGGGCCGGACGGCGTCGGCGGTACTGGGGGCGGCGCGTTGCGCGGTGGCCGTGGTGGCCGGGTGA